In one Rhopalosiphum padi isolate XX-2018 chromosome 3, ASM2088224v1, whole genome shotgun sequence genomic region, the following are encoded:
- the LOC132925547 gene encoding uncharacterized protein LOC132925547: MHMMRNIFSITTPLSNYLQNPSIDFIQAIHLIKVTRQQIQDLRAMKTESVFENLFTETKLFCEAQDLEEHDLAEVRTSRKKKMSGEISSDERITSANYRYVCEVYRCSLDVILSKLDDRFSGSENIFKEFSLLLPERLELNKDSPNKFDYLVNWLSADRINKNGLNVEYELFASNYKNFMNSATANNITMQSKHSKHTINTNDLSDQNDTDSDDSEETIHVTAIYSALCKMGMVSAFPNLFMAYKGICTLPPTSATAERCFSKLKLIKTKLRSTVGENRLDNLMLISCNPDIEVSIEDAINKFASTSSVLQKALMYC, from the coding sequence ATGCATATGATGCGCAATATATTCTCAATTACTACAcctttatcaaattatttacaaaatcctTCCATCGATTTCATTCAagcaatacatttaattaaagtgACTCGACAACAAATACAAGATTTACGAGCAATGAAAACTGAATCTGTATTTGAGAATCTATTTacagaaacaaaattattttgtgaagCACAAGACTTAGAGGAACATGATTTAGCAGAGGTGCGTACATCTCGCAAGAAAAAAATGAGTGGAGAAATAAGTAGTGACGAAAGAATAACTTCAGCAAATTACCGCTATGTGTGTGAAGTTTATAGATGTTCATTGGATGTTATTTTATCTAAACTAGATGATAGATTCAGTGGTTCTGAAAATATCTTCAAAGAATTTTCATTACTACTACCTGAACGCTTAGAGTTAAACAAAGACTCcccaaataaatttgattacttGGTAAACTGGTTGTCTGCAGATAGAATTAACAAAAATGGTTTGAATGTagaatatgaattatttgcttctaattataaaaactttatgaaTAGTGCTACAGCAAATAACATAACAATGCAATCTAAACATTCcaaacatacaattaatacaaatgaTTTAAGTGATCAAAATGATACTGACAGTGATGATTCCGAAGAAACAATACATGTTACTGCCATATACTCTGCACTGTGTAAAATGGGAATGGTGTCAGCTTTTCCAAATTTATTCATGGCTTATAAAGGAATTTGTACTCTGCCACCAACATCAGCAACTGCAGAACGATGTTTTTCCAAGCTTAAActcattaaaacaaaattacgcTCTACTGTTGGAGAAAATAGGTTggataatttaatgttaatttcttGTAACCCTGATATAGAAGTATCAATTGAAGATGCTATTAATAAATTTGCTTCAACTTCCAGTGTTTTGCAAAAAGCATTAATGTATTgttaa